A genomic stretch from Apodemus sylvaticus chromosome 12, mApoSyl1.1, whole genome shotgun sequence includes:
- the Ccdc190 gene encoding coiled-coil domain-containing protein 190 produces the protein MRKMDRNMVRGPLYKQFDLERKSTRQAEARLSLRLQRLEVICLYHMKSLAREQRQLQKELQRLQQDIIKKRFSSYVGHEPQKRSKDVVTFSPQMGQRHAVPEPNIRVLKNNITQEVKTKIREPALHDPALRDARRSQERLPSQGERTNCRKEGNSQGQEGEPTNPLKGMDSSKAVSVPCHDQDLSTKTENSHVSSPDGELGSAFADETQSENANQKPQGDAEVQIPPSSTDDTGSFKGECAKPTFLELFEKAKKAHYLRHRVPPESERLLSIGEIFGHGDYSLPRAGETL, from the exons ATGAGGAAGATGGACAGAAACATGGTGAGGGGACCTCTGTATAAGCAGTTCGACTTGGAGAGAAAGAGTACCAGGCAAGCTGAAGCCAGACTCAGCCTTAGACTGCAAAGGCTGGAGGTCATCTGTCTCTATCACATGAAATCACTCgccagggagcagaggcagcttCAGAAGGAACTGCAGCGCCTGCAGCAAG ATATCATCAAGAAAAGGTTCTCTTCTTATGTGGGGCATGAACCTCAAAAGAGATCAAAAGATGTTGTCACCTTCTCGCCACAAATGGGACAGAGGCATGCAGTCCCAGAGCCTAACATTAG AGTACTGAAAAACAATATTACTCAAGAAGTTAAAACAAAGATTCGGGAGCCCGCTTTACACGACCCTGCCCTCAGAGATGCCCGGAGAAGCCAAGAGCGTCTTCCATCTCAAGGTGAGAGAACCAACTGCCGCAAAGAAGGGAACTCACAAGGCCAGGAGGGAGAGCCCACGAATCCCCTGAAGGGCATGGACTCCAGCAAGGCTGTCTCTGTCCCATGTCACGACCAAGATCTGTCCACCAAGACAGAAAACAGCCATGTGTCCAGCCCAGATGGTGAGCTAGGATCAGCATTTGCTGATGAGACCCAATCCGAGAATGCCAATCAAAAGCCACAAGGAGATGCTGAAGTGCAAATTCCCCCGAGCTCCACGGACGACACAGGAAGCTTCAAAGGTGAATGCGCAAAACCAACCTTCCTAGAGTTGTTCGAAAAGGCCAAGAAGGCCCACTATCTCCGCCACAGGGTGCCCCCCGAGTCGGAGAGATTACTTAGCATTGGGGAGATATTTGGACACGGAGATTACTCTCTACCCAGAGCAGGGGAAACGCTGTGA